The sequence CCCCAGTTGTCCAGGATCTGCTTCGTCGCGTGCACCAGCAGCGGTACGGTCGCGTACTCCCACTTCTTCGCCATACCGCGACTTTAGTGCCTGGGGCGGCCCGCTTCGTGCGGCGGCTCCGGAGGGCGAACCGGCGGCCGGAGGGGTGACGGGGCCGCCGAATGGTTAGGCTCGCAAGGGTGAGCCCTCAACAGTCATCAGCCGTCAGGCTCCACGTCGTGACGGGCAAGGGCGGCACGGGCAAGACCACGGTCGCCGCCGCACTGGCGCTCGCCCTCGCGGCCGAGGGCCGCCGGGTGCTGCTGTGCGAGGTCGAGGAGCGGCAGGGCGTCGCCCAGCTCTTCGAGACCGAGGCACTGCCGTACGAGGAACGCAGGATCGCTTCCGCGTCGGGCGGCGGCGAGGTGCACGCCCTGGCGATCGACGCCGAGCTGGCGATGCTCGACTACCTCGACATGTTCTACAAGCTCGGCCGGGCCGGCCGGGCGCTGAGGAAGCTCGGCGCGATCGACTTCGCCACCACCGTCGCCCCCGGCCTGCGCGACGTCCTGCTCACCGGGAAGGTGTGCGAGGCCGTGCGCCGCAAGGACAAGGCGGGCTGGCCGGTGTACGACTCGGTGGTGCTCGACGCCCCGCCGACCGGCCGCATCACCCGCTTCCTCAACGTCAACGACGAGGTCGCGGGCCTGGCCAGGGTCGGCCCGATACACAACCAGGCGCAGGCCGTGATGAGGGTGCTGAAGTCCCCGCAGACCGCGATCCACCTGGTGACGCTCCTGGAGGAGATGCCGGTCCAGGAGACGATGGACGGCGTGGCGGAACTGCGCTCGGCCGGGCTGCCGGTGGGCGCGGTGATCGTCAACATGGTGCGGCCGGTGATGCTGGCGGACGCCGAGCTGGCGGAGGTGGCCGGCACCGAGAGCGGGGCGAGCGGCAACGGCGGCGGTGCGGCCGGCAACGGCAAGCGCAGGACTGCCGTCGCCAAGGCGCTGTCCCAGGCCGGGCTCGGCGGCGCGCGCCGCGGCGGCGTCGCGGAACGCCTCGTCGAGCCGCTCCTGGCCCAGGCCCACGAGCACGCCCAGCGCGTGGTGCTGGAGCGGGAGCAGCGCGCGGAGATCGCCGGACTCGGCCTGCCGGTAAGGGAGTTGGAGCTGCTCGGCGACGGAGTGGACCTCGGCGGGCTCTACCGGCTCGCCGAGAGCCTGCGCCACCAGGCGGTGGCGCCCGCCCGCGAGGACGCCCACGCACCCGTCGCGCCGGACGACGACGAAGCCCCGGACGATGCCGAAGACGCCGAGGGTGCCGAAGACGCCCGCGCCGCGAACGTGGACGTGGACGATGACTGACGACGCCCGCCTGAAGAGCCGACGCCGGCCCCGCGTACAACGAGCCCGAGTTCTGAGGTCGCACGGATGAGCCTGGAAAGCCCCCCGCTGGAGATCGATCCGCTGCTCGACGACCCCAAGGCCCGCATCATCGTCTGCTGCGGCTCCGGCGGTGTCGGCAAGACCACCACCGCCGCCGCGCTGGGCGTGCGCGCCGCCGAGCGCGGGCGCACTGCGGTGGTGCTCACCATCGACCCCGCGCGCCGTCTGGCGCAGTCGATGGGCCTGACCGAACTCGACAACACCCCGCGCGAGGTGGCTGGAATCGATCGGTCGGCCGGCGGCTCGCTGCACGCGATGATGCTGGACATGAAACGGACGTTCGACGAGGTCGTGGTGCAGCACTCCGACCCCGAGCGGGCCCGGGCGATCCTGGAGAACCCCTTTTACCAGTCGCTGTCGGCCGGTTTCGCCGGCACCCAGGAGTACATGGCGATGGAGAAGCTGGGCCAGCTACGGGCCCAGGACGCCTGGGACCTGATCATCGTCGACACCCCGCCGAGCCGCAGCGCGCTGGACTTCCTCGACGCCCCCAAGCGGCTCGGCTCGTTCCTCGACGGCCGCTTCATCAAGCTGCTGATGGCGCCGGCGAAGGTCGGCGGCCGGGCCGGGGTGAAGTTCCTCAACATGGGCATGTCGATGATGACCGGCACCCTGAGCAAGGTGATGGGCGCCGGGCTGCTGCGCGACGTGCAGACGTTCGTCGCCGCCATGGACACCATGTTCGGCGGGTTCCGCACCCGCGCCGACGCCACCTACCGGCTGCTCCAGGCGCCCGGCACCGCGTTCCTGGTGGTCGCCGCCCCCGAGCGGGACGCGCTGCGCGAGGCGGCCTACTTCGTGGAGCGGCTGGCCGCCGAGGACATGCCGCTGGCCGGGCTGGTGCTCAACCGCGTGCACGGCAGCGGTGCCGATCAGCTCACCGCGGAACGGGCGTTGGCCGCCGCCGAGGCGCTGGAGGACGCGGTCGCGGAAAATCTCGCCGACGACGGCATTGTCGATCTCCCCACCGGGAAAGCTGACTACGAAGGTTCCGGCAGCGCCGCGGAAGGCGCCGGGAAGGGCGCCGCGGACAGCGCCCGGGACCGCGTCGAGGCAGACCCCCAGGACCGTACGGAACTCCTCGCCGCGGGGCTGCTGCGCCTGCACGCCGAGCGGATGCAGGTGGTCGCCCGCGAGCGGCGCACGCGTGACCGCTTCGTGTCGGTGCACCCCGAAGTCCCTGTGGTCGAAGTCACGGCGCTGCCCGGCGACGTGCACGACCTGGAAGGGCTGCGGGCGATCGGCCTGCGTCTCGGCGGCGATGAGCCGGCCGCGGCGTAGTCCGTCCTCGTCCGTCCTCGCCCGCCGTCTCAGGGACGGTCGGCGTCGCAAGGACGATCAGCGGCTCAGGGACGGTCGGCGTCGCAAGGACGGTCGGCCTCTCAGGGGCGATCAGCCCGCCGCGGCGTAGTCCTCGTCCGCCTCGTCGCCGATCGGCAGCAGTCCGCTGCTGCGCTCGTACTCGGTACGGGCGGTCTCCAGCAGCCGGCGCCAGGACGTCACGGTCGGACGGCGGCGCAGCAGAGCGCGGCGTTCACGCTCGGTCATCCCCCCCCACACACCGAACTCGACCCGGTTGTCGAGGGCGTCCGCCAGGCACTCGGTGCGCACCGGGCATCCCGTGCACACCGCCTTCGCCCGGTTCTGGGCCGCACCCTGGACGAACAGTTCGTCCGGATCAGTCGTCTTGCACGCGGCCTGCGTGCTCCAGTCGGTTACCCAGCTGCTCATGCTGGCGCCGTCCTCTCCCGAATCGAGGCTCCCCCACGGCGGCAAACGGCATATTCACCGTTGCCAGTTGAGGACGTTACGGAAGGTAGGCGCGGCGCAACAGCCCTTTCAGGCCCAATCTTGCATGGCCCGAATGGACTATGCGTGCGCGGCAGATCACCCAACGGAGTGAGCCGCGACGAAATCGGATATATCCGGAGAAACCATGCCCTCCGCCCGCCTGGAGGCGCCAAGACCCCAGGCATATACCGAAATTCGGGCAGTTCTCATCACTCACAAGAGTGACAAAGGAAGGCAAGAGGTCGCGATCCCTTCGCGCCCCGCCTGCTCCAGGGTAGGCGACCACCCCACCGCGCGTCCGGGAAATCGCAACGCCCGTACCCCGTAGGCCGCGTGAGGGGTCCCGCGTCGCGTCCGTGTCGCCTCGCGCCGGCGTACGCCCCTGCATCCGGGTCCGCCGCCGGCGGTCGCGGCCGCCGCGTCCCCTCACCACCCGTCCACGCCGTGACCCGTTTCCGTCACGAACGTCACGGCCTCGTATTGTCACGGTCTCGTACGCGTCCGCCCAGAAAAGCCACCAAGCCTCGGGAACTCCCAGGATGACGGTTTAGGCTGCTCTGCATGGCTCACAAGCGTTCCGGTGGGGGATTGTCGACGACCCAGCAGGTCGCCAAGTTCCTCGGTGTCAGCGTGCTGGCCGGCGTGGTGCTCGCGGGAATCGCGCTGCCCGCCGCCGGCGCTCTCGGGCTGTCCGCGAAGGGCACCGTCAAGGGCTTCGACGACCTGCCAGGAGAGCTGAAGCAGCCGCCCCTGAGTCAGGCGTCCAAGATCCTCGACGCCAACGGCGGCCTCATCGCCACCGTCTACTCGCGTGACCGCACCGTCGTGCCGATCACCCAGATGAGCCCCAACATCCTCAACGCGCTGGTCGACATCGAGGACTCGCGGTTCTACGAGCACGGTGCGATCGACCTCAAGGGCATCCTGCGCGCCCTGAGCCACAACGCCTCGGACAGCGGCACCCAGGGCGCCTCCACGCTCACCCAGCAGTACGTGAAGAACGTCTTCGTGGAGGAGGCCGGCGACGACCCGAGCAAGGTCGCCGAGGCCACCCAGCAGACCGTGGGCCGCAAGATCAAGGAAATGAAGTACGCGATCCAGGTCGAGAAGGAACTCGGCAAAAAGAAGATCCTGGAGAACTACCTCAACATCACCTTCTTCGGCGAGCAGGCGTACGGCATCGAGGCCGCCTCCGAGCGGTACTTCAGCACCCACGCCAAGGACCTCACCCTCCCGCAGGCCGCGATGCTCGCCGGGCTGGTCCAGTCCCCGACCGGGTACGACCCGATCAGCGCGCCGAACGCCGCGACCCAGCGGCGCAACACCGTGCTGGCGCGGATGGCCCAGCTCAAGGACATCACCCCGGCCCAGGCCGCCGCCGCGCAGAAGGCCCCGCTCGGCCTCAAGGTCAGCACCCCGAAGAACGGCTGCATCACCGCCGTCAACGGCGCCGGCTTCTTCTGCGACTACGTCCGCGAGACCTTCCTGCAGAACGCCGCCTTCGGCAAGACGAAGGAGGACCGCGCCAAGGTCTGGAACACCGGCGGTCTGACCATCACCACCACGCTCGACCCGAAGGCGCAGAAGTCGCTGCTCGACGGGATCAGCAACCACGTCTACAAGAGCGACACGATCGCCGCGGCGATGACCATGGTGCAGCCCGGCACCGGCAAGGTCGTCGCGATGGGCCAGAGCAAGCCGTACGGCCTCGGCAAGAACGAGACGCAGATCAACTACTCGGTGAACCAGGACATGGACGGCGGGCTGGGCTTCCAGAACGGTTCGACGTTCAAGCCGATCACCGCCGCGGCCGCCCTGGAAGCCGGCTACAAGCCCTCGCAGACCTACCCGGCGCCGAACAAGATGCAGTACCCGGACGTGACCAACTGCAACGGCGCGGTCCTGCACAGCGACAAGACCACGCAGAACGAGATGCCGTCGGAACGCGGCCCGTACTCGATGCCGGACGCGCTGAAGCAGTCCATCAACACCTACTTCGTGGCGCTCGAAGCCGACGTCGGCCTCTGCCCGATCGTGAAGATGGCCGACAAGCTCGGTGTGGGCCGGGCCGACGGCAAGCCGCTGGTGCAGGGCGCCTCGCTCACCCTGGGCACCAATGAGGTGTCGCCGCTGACCGTGGCCGCCGCGTACGCCGCCTTCGCCAACCGCGGCGTCTACTGCACGCCGATCGTGATCAACTCGGTGACCAACGCCCAGGGCAAGCACCTGACGGTGCCCAAGTCACTCTGCTCGCAGGCGATGTCGCAGCAGACCGCGGACACCCTGAACACCATGCTCAAGGGCGTCGTCGACGACGGTACGGGTACTGCGGCCAACCTCCCCGGCCGGGAGACGGCCGGTAAGACCGGTACCACCGACAACCGCTACGCCGCCTGGTTCGCCGGTTACACGCCGAACCTCGCGTCCGCCGTGTGGATGGGCGACCCGGCGCACAAGCGGCAGATGATCGACATCACCATCGGCCCGCGCAGCTACGACAAGGTGCAGGGCGCCGACGGACCCGCGCCGATCTGGAAGGACGCGATGAGCGGCGCCCTGGAGGGCACGCCCGCGGAGAACTTCACCACCGTCCCGCTCAACGTGCCGAGCCCGGGCGACTCCCAGCAGCCGCCCAACGGCGACAACACCGGGGACAACGGCGGCGACAACGGCAAGGCCCACGGCGGGCACGGTGGCCATGGCGGCTTCACGGTGATGGGCGCGACCACCGGCGCGATCACCAGCGGCGGCACCGGTACGAGCACGGTCGGCGGGACGACGGGCGGGGTCGACGGGGCCACCACCGGCGGGGTGACGACCGGGGGCGCGACCACCGGGGGGGCGGATCAGGGCACCACGGACGGGACGACCGGCGGCGGGGCAGGGGGGCTCTTCCCCTCGGGCGGGCAGACCGGCGGGCAACTGGGCGGGACACCATAGCGGCGGTCGAGCGCCGCACCCGGTGAACGGGCATGACGTAAGAGGCGTGACGTAAGGGGCACCCACTCTGGTGGGTGCCCCTTACGTCACGCCTCTTACGTCATCCGCTCCGCGGTTCCGCGGTGCCACTGCTTTACGCGGGCGCGGGCGCGGGCGGCGGGTGCGGCCGCGGTGGTTCGGGTGCCGGCGGTGGGGTGGCGGCGTTGGGCTCAGCCCGCCGCGAGCTGGCGCTTGACCTCGGCGGCGACCCGGCCGCCCTCCGCGAGCCCGGCCACCTTGGGGCTCACGACCTTCATCACGGCGCCCATCGCCTTGGGCCCGGACGCGCCGGACTCCTCGATCGCCGACCGCACGATCCCCGCCAGCTCCTCGTCGCCCAGCTGCTTGGGCAGGTACTCGGCCAGCACCTCGCCCTCCTCCCGCTCCCGCTGCGCGGACTGCTCCCGGCCACCCTGCGCGAACGCCTCCGCGGCCTCCCGGCGCTTCTTCGCCTCCCGGGCGATCACCTTCAGCACCTCGTCGTCGGAGAGCTGCCGGGCCGTGT comes from Streptomyces sp. NBC_00448 and encodes:
- a CDS encoding ArsA-related P-loop ATPase — its product is MVRLARVSPQQSSAVRLHVVTGKGGTGKTTVAAALALALAAEGRRVLLCEVEERQGVAQLFETEALPYEERRIASASGGGEVHALAIDAELAMLDYLDMFYKLGRAGRALRKLGAIDFATTVAPGLRDVLLTGKVCEAVRRKDKAGWPVYDSVVLDAPPTGRITRFLNVNDEVAGLARVGPIHNQAQAVMRVLKSPQTAIHLVTLLEEMPVQETMDGVAELRSAGLPVGAVIVNMVRPVMLADAELAEVAGTESGASGNGGGAAGNGKRRTAVAKALSQAGLGGARRGGVAERLVEPLLAQAHEHAQRVVLEREQRAEIAGLGLPVRELELLGDGVDLGGLYRLAESLRHQAVAPAREDAHAPVAPDDDEAPDDAEDAEGAEDARAANVDVDDD
- a CDS encoding ArsA family ATPase, producing MSLESPPLEIDPLLDDPKARIIVCCGSGGVGKTTTAAALGVRAAERGRTAVVLTIDPARRLAQSMGLTELDNTPREVAGIDRSAGGSLHAMMLDMKRTFDEVVVQHSDPERARAILENPFYQSLSAGFAGTQEYMAMEKLGQLRAQDAWDLIIVDTPPSRSALDFLDAPKRLGSFLDGRFIKLLMAPAKVGGRAGVKFLNMGMSMMTGTLSKVMGAGLLRDVQTFVAAMDTMFGGFRTRADATYRLLQAPGTAFLVVAAPERDALREAAYFVERLAAEDMPLAGLVLNRVHGSGADQLTAERALAAAEALEDAVAENLADDGIVDLPTGKADYEGSGSAAEGAGKGAADSARDRVEADPQDRTELLAAGLLRLHAERMQVVARERRTRDRFVSVHPEVPVVEVTALPGDVHDLEGLRAIGLRLGGDEPAAA
- a CDS encoding transglycosylase domain-containing protein, whose product is MAHKRSGGGLSTTQQVAKFLGVSVLAGVVLAGIALPAAGALGLSAKGTVKGFDDLPGELKQPPLSQASKILDANGGLIATVYSRDRTVVPITQMSPNILNALVDIEDSRFYEHGAIDLKGILRALSHNASDSGTQGASTLTQQYVKNVFVEEAGDDPSKVAEATQQTVGRKIKEMKYAIQVEKELGKKKILENYLNITFFGEQAYGIEAASERYFSTHAKDLTLPQAAMLAGLVQSPTGYDPISAPNAATQRRNTVLARMAQLKDITPAQAAAAQKAPLGLKVSTPKNGCITAVNGAGFFCDYVRETFLQNAAFGKTKEDRAKVWNTGGLTITTTLDPKAQKSLLDGISNHVYKSDTIAAAMTMVQPGTGKVVAMGQSKPYGLGKNETQINYSVNQDMDGGLGFQNGSTFKPITAAAALEAGYKPSQTYPAPNKMQYPDVTNCNGAVLHSDKTTQNEMPSERGPYSMPDALKQSINTYFVALEADVGLCPIVKMADKLGVGRADGKPLVQGASLTLGTNEVSPLTVAAAYAAFANRGVYCTPIVINSVTNAQGKHLTVPKSLCSQAMSQQTADTLNTMLKGVVDDGTGTAANLPGRETAGKTGTTDNRYAAWFAGYTPNLASAVWMGDPAHKRQMIDITIGPRSYDKVQGADGPAPIWKDAMSGALEGTPAENFTTVPLNVPSPGDSQQPPNGDNTGDNGGDNGKAHGGHGGHGGFTVMGATTGAITSGGTGTSTVGGTTGGVDGATTGGVTTGGATTGGADQGTTDGTTGGGAGGLFPSGGQTGGQLGGTP
- a CDS encoding WhiB family transcriptional regulator translates to MSSWVTDWSTQAACKTTDPDELFVQGAAQNRAKAVCTGCPVRTECLADALDNRVEFGVWGGMTERERRALLRRRPTVTSWRRLLETARTEYERSSGLLPIGDEADEDYAAAG
- a CDS encoding GatB/YqeY domain-containing protein; this encodes MTTTLKQRLHDDLTAAMKSRDELRSATIRLTLSAITKEEVAGDTARQLSDDEVLKVIAREAKKRREAAEAFAQGGREQSAQREREEGEVLAEYLPKQLGDEELAGIVRSAIEESGASGPKAMGAVMKVVSPKVAGLAEGGRVAAEVKRQLAAG